A region of the Armatimonadota bacterium genome:
GTTCGATATTTAGCAGTTACCATAAGTGGACTTATAGGCGGTCTTTCGGGTACTTATCTCTCTTTGGGGCAGCTGAATATGTTTGCCGAGGGAATGTCAGGAGGGCGAGGTTTTATTGCGCTTGCGGCAGTAATATTTGGAAAATGGAATCCATATGGAGCAGCAGGTGCGGCGATTTTCTTCGGGTTCTTTGATGCGCTCCAAATGCGACTTCAAGGAAAGATGGTTGGTACGATTGCGATTCCATCGGAATTCATGCTCATGCTTCCTTATATTCTAACTATTATTGCCCTTACTGGATTGGTGGGGAGGGCCACTGCCCCGGCGGCATTGGGTCGGACGGAGTAAATCTCCCGCTTAAATATAGATTTCCATGAGTAAGAGTTACTTGCGAAGCTGTGCGTCTGTGATTTGCCCAAGGGATATTCAAGATTTGTTACACTGAGCGGCAAGAATAAGGTAAACTTTGGCGACATCTAGTTAATTATTTTCTGCCCTTTGCGGTATTTTGAGATCAACTTCCAGTAGTTAGGATCTTCATCACCAAGCCGCCAAATTGAGATTCCCGCAATGCGATACTTCCGTGCAAGCTCGAGCTTGTGGGCAAAACTGCTTGGGTCTTCATACCAAACTTGGTGTTTTCCATCTTCGCTTTGATACTCAAACCAATGCGATTTTGCTTCGTTATCCCACCGAAGCAATGGCTTCTTGTCGGCTATTAACTCAGCAATGCCCTTGCTTGTGTATGCTTTTGCACGTCCGTTTTCAGGCCAATCATATCCATACCAGCCTACTCCCAGAATGATTTTGTGCCGCGGGATGGTGCTGACGGCGTAATTTAGGCACTTTTCTACCCAAGGTTTCGAAGCAACCGGGCCCGGCTTGCCGCTGCTCCAGTGTTCATCGTAGCACATAAGCATTACTAAATCACAACACTTGCCGAGGAATTCATAATCAAAAGCACCTGACCAATAGCTGGTTGGATTGTCTTTCGTTTTTGCTGGCACATCGATGGTAACCGCAAGTCCTTTCTCATGGAAGCGGTCGCAGAGCTCTTGCATGAATAGGTTAAAAGCTTGACGGTCAGCTGCATCGATGTTTTCGATGTCTATATTGATTCCTGGGCATTTCCAATCAAGCGTAATCTCGAGTAGTTGGTCCACAACTTTCTTGCGTTTAGCGGGATCATTCAATACTGCACTGGCAATTTCTCTGCTGAAATTGCTGTTGGCAACAAGCGGTAGAATTGCAATGCCGTGCTGTTTTCCAAATGCTAGGAGCCATTTGTCTTTACTGCAAGCTATGTTGCCTTGCGTGTCCTTAATGGCGATTCGTGTAGGGCAGAGATGGGTTATGTGTTTGTAGTTCTGCCGAACGCTAGTATAGTGCTCTTTGTATTGCGGCCCTCTGTGCCAGAAGTAGCCAATGACTAGGTTCCTGCTTTTGGGTTGCCTTACCGCTCCTACCGCGAGGATAAAAACTGCGAAAAAGCTTGCAATCGCTATTAGATAAGCATTTGGTTTTTGCATAGTTTGATAATTTTGGCAACGAAAAGTAAGGAATTGGGAAGGGTATTCTTTTCCCTCCCAATTCCTTTTTATTTATCCTTTAACACCAGAGATTACTACGCCTTGGATGAAGTGCTTCTGAGCAGCGAAGAAGAGTACTAGGAGGGGCAGCATAACGACAGTTGCCGCCGCCATTAGCAAGTTCCAATCGGTCGCATGTTCTCCTTGGAATGCCCAAAGAGCAAGCGCTAGAGTACGCTTGGTTGGGTCACCAAGATAAATCAAAGGGCCAAGGAAATCGTTCCAATGAGCCATAAATGAGAAGATTGCAACTGTTGCAAGCGCAGGCTTTGCCTGAGGCAAGATTACCTTTGTGAAAACGCCGAAAGTTCCTGCGCCGTCGATTTTTGCAGCTTCATCCATCTCGATTGGTATCGTCATGTAGTATTGTCGGAGTAGAAAGATGGCAAATACTCCGCCGCCAAAGAATGCGGGCACCGTCAGTGGGTAGAAGGTATCATACCAGCCAAGGCTGGTAAAAATCTTAAATACCGGTATTAGGGTTACTTGAGGGGGCAGCATTATCGTTGAAAGCAAAACTACGAATAAGAAGTCTCTTCCAGGGAAGCGCATTCGAGCAAATCCATAGGCAACAAGGGAGGCTGACATCAACTGCCCTGCCATTGCAGTAAAAGTAATTATGCATGTATTTTTCAAACATCCGAAGAAATTCATATACTTAAGCGCCTCAGGATAGTTCGACCATTTGATAGGATTTGGAATCCATTGTGGTGGTATGTCGAACACGTGGCTGCTATCTTTGAGCGCGCTGGATACCAGCCAATAGAAAGGAATCATGATAAGAAACGACCCGACAATAAGCAAAAAATAGGTAATCGTATTTGCTATGAGCTTTTGGGTGCTTTTTGCAATTATTTTGTCGCTTTTCTTTTTTGATTTTTGCATTTGGATTTTTGATTGCATGCTCATAGTAGTTTCTCCGTTTCTATCGTCGGCCCCTTACATCCGCCTCGTAGTACACCCAGCGAGCTGAGGATTTGAAAACTAAGAGGGTGCAGAAGAGTATCAGCACAAACAGAATCCAAGCCATCGCTGCGGCATAGCCCATTTGGAAATACTGAAATGCTTTTTGGTATAGGTAAAGCAGGTAGAACAACGTGGCGTATGCCGGGCCACCAGCTGTCATAATGAACGATGATGTAAATACTTGGAAGCTTCCAATAACTCCCATAACTAAATTGAAAAATATTGTGGGCGATATCATTGGAATAGTAATCTTGCGGAATTTTTGCCACCAATTAGCGCCGTCAATCTCGGCTGCCTCGTAAAGTTGGGTGGGGATGCTTTGGAGTCCCGCTAGGTATATTATCATTCCTCCGCCAATGCCCCACAAACTCATGATGATAAACGATGGAAGGGCTAAGGCTGGGTCAGCAATCCATCCAGGTGGTTCTTTCCCAGGTCCTACGCTTATTAAGCCGAGTTTCAGTAGGAAGCTGTTAAGGATGCCATACTGTGGGTTGAATATCCACCGCCAGAGCATCGCTGTTGCTACTCCAGGTAGGATTGCTGGAATGTAGAAAATTGTTCTAAACCATGTCATGCCTTTGACATTTTGGTTGAGGAGTATCGCCACAAGGAGCGAACCCATCAGGCCAAGTGGTAGGGCGAATGCTGCGTAGGTTACCGTTACCTTTAGAGCTTTTACGAACCGAAAATCGTGGAATAATGCCTGTTCAAAGTTCGCAAGCCCGACGTATTTCGGCGGGTTTATGATATCCCAGTCGCACATGCTGATGTAAATCGAGAAAATCATGGGGCCTAAAGTGAAGGCTGTGAATCCAATAAGCCAGGGAAGTATACACAAGAACCCTTCCGCGGCTTCTTTTCTCGCCATTAGCGTCATTTTGCGCGTAGCAAAAATAAATACCAGGCGGCCGATTAGGAGGAGTGTTAAAATCGCCCACAGCATGAGTAGCTTGAAGACAAGCTCGCCGGCAAGCGTTTCCATTCCTCGTATTTCTTGCCACAAAAGCGGCGGCGCGACTGCAAAGTCGAATATATAAACGACCCACCAAAGTAAACGTTTGATGGTATTCCATGCGTCTATTTTGCTTTGTTGTTCAGCACGTTTTTTCTCCATTTGTTGCTCCCCTTAGAAGTATTCCTCTTTGTAGATAGCGCTGGCTATTTTTGAGAATCTGTTTTTGCCAGCTATTCATTAGCAACAGGAATTAGTCGTTCTCATACTTTAGCAAATCGTTAATATGCGGTGTGATATTTAGACATGCCTCTTTGGCAGTTTTCTTTCCTAAGATTGCCCATGTAATCTCATTTGCAATAAGGTCGTTCATTTCGCGAGAGCAGGGAACGCTTGGAAGCGGGTGTCCATAACTGATAGCTTCAATAAACACTCTCTTGTTCTTCGGCTTGTCTTTTAGATATAAGTACGCGCCGGATTCTGCAACGGAACGGCGGCTTGGGATGATATGCTTTGTTTGTGCGAAGTGTCGTTGCATAGTCGGCGAAACCATGAACTTGACAAGTTCCCAAGCTTCCTTTTTATGTTTGGAGCGCTTGAGAATCCCGAAGGCACCTCCGCCAATAAAGGACGCCCGTACCTTGCCTTTTGGAAGTGGTGCTACGTCCCAGTCAAAAGTCTTGATTTCCTTTTGGAAAACCAATGGTGAAGCCCAGCTTCCGCTAACGAACATGCCTATTTTGCCGTTAGTGAAGAGCTTTTGCGCGCCGACATCGGCAGTGTCTGATGGCAGTGGCGCGACACGATGTTTCTGCCGCAAATCTGCCATCCACTGGATTGCTTCATATGCCTCGGGTTGGTCTAGGGTACATCTTGTCTTTTCTTTGTTTAATATATCGCCGCCATTTTGCCATACATATGCCTGCCATGTTGAGTCGGGGTTGCAGCCCCATTGATCGAGGCGACCATCACCATTTAGGTCTTTTGTTAACTTGCGTGCGGCTTCAAGATAGGTATTCCAGTCCCAGGTTTCATCTGGGAAGGGCACGCCATACTTTCGGAACATATCTTTGTTGTAGTACATTGCGTAAATGTCGATGTCGCCTGGAAGAGCATAGATATGTCCTTTGTATGTTCCCCATCCCTTCAAGGCGGGCTGGTAGAAATCACTGAGGTCAAATGTGGGGTCATTGGCTATGTATTCATCCAATGGCTCAAGAAGACCTTTTGCCGCACAAGGCACAAACCAGTTCGAGCTAATTCGGCTTACATCTGGTGGTCGGCCGCCTGCGGTGGAGATAAGGAGTTTGTCGAAAACCCTTATCCAAGGGATAATTTCGAGTTTGACACGTATTTTGGGATGTTCTTTGTAGAATTCTTTTAGCGCCATGTTGTAGAAGGCAACATCTTCTTGGGTGCCCCACATGGTTAGCCTAAGTTCGACTATGTCAGATTGCTGCTTCTGCGAGCACCCGGCACAAAGAAGACCCAAAACTATGCCGATAGTAATAAGCGTGCAAAAAATACGTCTAGCCATCATAGTTTCATCAGTTCCAACATTACTATTCGACGAGGTCAAAGCCCTCACCTTCTTAGTTATGCCTCCTCCCGCTGTATTTTAGTAAATCGTTTACATAGGGCGTTACTTTGAGGCATGCTTCTCGGGCGCTCTTTTTTCCTAACACCGCTAAAACAATTTCGTTATTGATGATGTCATTCATTTCACGAGAGCATTCTACATTTGGAATAACACGCCCATATTTGATTGCATCGATAAATGCCTGTTTGTTTTTTGGTTTATCTTTGAGATATAAATAGGCACCTGATTCGGCTACTGAACGCCTACTTGGGATTATATGTTGGGTGCGTGCGAAGTGAGCTTGTATTTCAGGCCCCGTCATGAATTTGACAAGTTCCCATGCTTCTTTCTTATGCTTGGAGAGCTTAAGGATACCAAAGGAGGCACCGCCCATAAAAGCAGCCCGCCTTTTCCCCTTTGGAATTGGAGCAACGTCGTAGTCGAATGTCTTAATTTCCTTGTGGAACACAAGTGCCGCTGCCCAGCTTCCTGTGATATACATGCCTACCATGCCGTTTGTGAACATCTTTTGAGGACCTATGTCAGCCATGTCGGTTACTCCTGGTGCGACGCGGTATTTGCATCGTAGGTCAGAGGCAAATTGAATCGCTTCGTATGCTTCTGGTTGGTCAAGGAGACACTTTTTCCCGTCTTTGCTGATGATTTCGCCGCCATTCTGCCATACGTAGTCTTGCCACCAGGGATCGGGTATGCAGCCCCACTGGTCTATCCGCCCATCGCCATTGAGGTCTTTGGTTAGCTTCCGTGCGACTTCTAAGTATTTGTTCCAGTCCCAAGTTTCGTCTGGATATGGGATGTCATATTTATCGAACATTGTTTTGTTGTAGAACATTGCGTAAATGTCTACATCCCCTGGAAGGCCATAAACTTTGCCATCGTACATGCCCCATCCTTCGAGCGCTGGTCCGTAGAAATCCTTGAGGTCGAACTCGGGATCGTTTGCGATATAAGGGTCTAAACACTCAAGCAAACCTTTTGCAGCACATGGAGTGAAGTAGGTGGAGTCAATGCGGCTGACGTCTGGAGGCCTACCCCCGGCGGTGGAGATAAGAAGCTTATCGAAAACCCGGCTCCAGGGAATTAACTCGATTTGCACGCGAATGTTTGGGTGTTTCTTATAGAAGCTTTCAAGGGCTTTATGATAATAGCTTAGCTCCTCTTGCTTGCCCCACATACTCATGCGAAGCTCAACGATTTTTGGGTTTTCCTTTGGTTTTGAACAGCCCGAGAGAAGCAAGACCGCAATTATAGGAAAAATGGTTACAGTGGAAATACGCACTGTCATAATCTCAACGTGCATCCGATTGCCTGCGGATTAGTTTGAATTCTTTTGTCTGAACTGGCTCCTCATATCTCAAGAAGTCGTTAATTTTTTTAGCGAGTTCTGGACAAACTTTTCTTGGGTCTTTTTTTCCGGAGATTACCCAGTAAAGTTCATTGTCGATTATGTAATTCATCTCCCTGCTCGATGGTAGGGAGGGTAGGGTGTGTCCGTAGGCGATTGCATCCAAGAAAACTTTTCTATGTTTTGGAGGACCTGGGAGATGTAAGAATGCATTAGATTCGGCAACAGAGATGCGACTGGGAACGACCTGCTCCTTTATGGCTCGTTCGCGGAGAGCTTCTTTCCTTACCATGAATTTTACTAATTCCCAAGCCTCTTTTTTGTGTTTCGAACCCCGAAGTATTGCATAGGATGCTCCGCCAAAGAACGTTGCCCTGCGTTTGCCTTTAGGGACTGGTGCAACGTCGTATTCAAAATTCTTGATTTCCTTTTCAAAATAGAGAGGCACCGCCCAACTTCCGCTGAAATACATTCCGACACGGCCGTTAGTGAACAAATTTTTTGTGCCGATGTCGGCAATATCGGTTGGCATTGGCGCCACATGATATTTATCTCGTAGGTCTGCCATAAACTGCAGTGCTTCTATCGCTTCAGGACTGTCCAAAAGGCATTTTTTTCCTCGCTTGTCTATGATATCCCCACCGTTTTGCCACACGTATGTCTGCCACATATTTTGGGTTGTACCCCATTGGTCAATACGGCCGTCGCCGTCCAAATCTTTGGTTAGCTTCTTTGCCGCCCAGACGTACTTCTTCCAGTCCCACGTTTCATCTGGATATGGTACGCCGTATTTATCGAACATAGTTTTGTTGTAATACATCGCATATATGTCTATGCCGGCTGGGATTGCATATAACTTGCCGTTGTATTGGCCCCAGCCATTGATGGCAGCGGGGTAGAAATCTTCTAGGTCGAACTCTTTGTCATTCGCCACATATGGCCCAAGGTCTTCGAGCAGACCTTTAGCAGCGCAAGGCACGAACCATACGGAACTGATAATTGAGGCATCGGGCGGATTGCCGCCAGCTGTTGAAATCAAGAGTTTGTCAAACGTTCGTTCCCATGGGGTAAATTCAAGTCGCACGCGGATATTGGGATGTTTTTTATAGAATATTTTGAGCTTCTCGTTCCATGCTTTTTCGTCAGCTGCTGTGCCCCATACCACCATGCGAAGCATTACCGTATTGGGCTTTGTCTGCTTCTTACCACTGCAGCCGCCAACGATGCATAGCATTAGGAGAAGCAGCATGAAGATAATTTTTTGTTTGTTTTGAATTGCAAAATGCCAAAGATATTTTTGTGTTTTGCAAACTTTTTGGCTCATAGTTGGCTAGTAGCTTACTAGAAAAATGACTGAACCTTCTTTCGGTGTGCGCTTTTGGGGAGCATGAATGCCGTTGCAAATTCAAACCCGACTTCAGCGCCGCGGACGCGTGCAAGGGATTTATAGTAATCAACATATGGGAACTTTGCTACCTCTCCTCTGAAAAGCGCATATTTCGTAACCATATCTTCCCAAAGCTTTAAATCTTCCTTTGTAATCTCAAGGTAGAGCTCTGGTACAAAGTCCTCGCGGTCTTCCCAATTTTCCGCGTAATAGAGTGTTCCTGCCCAGTGCGGTGGGTCTTTCCGTTTGAAGCCTTCAATGCCCGCGTAAAATTGGGCGTCTGGCACATTTAGAGCAGTATTTATGTGGTCTTTATGGATGCTTTTCATCCAATGGGTGAGGATAATGCTAGGCTTGCAAGCTCGAATGACGTCGCAAATAGCGAACTTCACCTCGTCATTGACTGGTAGTTCGCCATCGAGGTAGGGCAGGAAATATACTTTTGCACCAATAGTCTTTGCGGCATATTCGGCCTCGGTTTTTTTGAGTTCGGCATATCGTTCAGGGGGCATTTCCTTATGCCCTTTCTCGCCAAGTGTCATGTGGAGCATTGCGACTTTTTTGCCGTGAATTACATGGTGGCACAAAGCCATTCCACACGAAATTTCTGCGTCACCAGCATGAGCCCCTATGGCAAGTATGTCAACTTTGTCTGCCATTATTCCAATTCCTTTCTCATCACTGCGTGGCGCCGAGTTTCCTTAAAGCCACCGTGGACGTAGACTTTTGCAGCATCGTCGGTTGTAGACATAAACCATGCCATATGTATGCCTTTTGCTTTCATGCCATGAAGACATTTTAGCAAAAGCACTGCCCCGATGCCGCGTCCTCTTTCGGCTTCGTCAACGCCAAAAGGTCCAAAACGTTCGTGTTCATGTTGACAAAAACCGATGCACTTGCCATTTTGCATCGCTACGTAAA
Encoded here:
- a CDS encoding sugar ABC transporter substrate-binding protein, producing MRALTSSNSNVGTDETMMARRIFCTLITIGIVLGLLCAGCSQKQQSDIVELRLTMWGTQEDVAFYNMALKEFYKEHPKIRVKLEIIPWIRVFDKLLISTAGGRPPDVSRISSNWFVPCAAKGLLEPLDEYIANDPTFDLSDFYQPALKGWGTYKGHIYALPGDIDIYAMYYNKDMFRKYGVPFPDETWDWNTYLEAARKLTKDLNGDGRLDQWGCNPDSTWQAYVWQNGGDILNKEKTRCTLDQPEAYEAIQWMADLRQKHRVAPLPSDTADVGAQKLFTNGKIGMFVSGSWASPLVFQKEIKTFDWDVAPLPKGKVRASFIGGGAFGILKRSKHKKEAWELVKFMVSPTMQRHFAQTKHIIPSRRSVAESGAYLYLKDKPKNKRVFIEAISYGHPLPSVPCSREMNDLIANEITWAILGKKTAKEACLNITPHINDLLKYEND
- a CDS encoding sugar ABC transporter substrate-binding protein encodes the protein MLCIVGGCSGKKQTKPNTVMLRMVVWGTAADEKAWNEKLKIFYKKHPNIRVRLEFTPWERTFDKLLISTAGGNPPDASIISSVWFVPCAAKGLLEDLGPYVANDKEFDLEDFYPAAINGWGQYNGKLYAIPAGIDIYAMYYNKTMFDKYGVPYPDETWDWKKYVWAAKKLTKDLDGDGRIDQWGTTQNMWQTYVWQNGGDIIDKRGKKCLLDSPEAIEALQFMADLRDKYHVAPMPTDIADIGTKNLFTNGRVGMYFSGSWAVPLYFEKEIKNFEYDVAPVPKGKRRATFFGGASYAILRGSKHKKEAWELVKFMVRKEALRERAIKEQVVPSRISVAESNAFLHLPGPPKHRKVFLDAIAYGHTLPSLPSSREMNYIIDNELYWVISGKKDPRKVCPELAKKINDFLRYEEPVQTKEFKLIRRQSDAR
- a CDS encoding PIG-L family deacetylase; translation: MADKVDILAIGAHAGDAEISCGMALCHHVIHGKKVAMLHMTLGEKGHKEMPPERYAELKKTEAEYAAKTIGAKVYFLPYLDGELPVNDEVKFAICDVIRACKPSIILTHWMKSIHKDHINTALNVPDAQFYAGIEGFKRKDPPHWAGTLYYAENWEDREDFVPELYLEITKEDLKLWEDMVTKYALFRGEVAKFPYVDYYKSLARVRGAEVGFEFATAFMLPKSAHRKKVQSFF
- a CDS encoding sugar ABC transporter substrate-binding protein — encoded protein: MHVEIMTVRISTVTIFPIIAVLLLSGCSKPKENPKIVELRMSMWGKQEELSYYHKALESFYKKHPNIRVQIELIPWSRVFDKLLISTAGGRPPDVSRIDSTYFTPCAAKGLLECLDPYIANDPEFDLKDFYGPALEGWGMYDGKVYGLPGDVDIYAMFYNKTMFDKYDIPYPDETWDWNKYLEVARKLTKDLNGDGRIDQWGCIPDPWWQDYVWQNGGEIISKDGKKCLLDQPEAYEAIQFASDLRCKYRVAPGVTDMADIGPQKMFTNGMVGMYITGSWAAALVFHKEIKTFDYDVAPIPKGKRRAAFMGGASFGILKLSKHKKEAWELVKFMTGPEIQAHFARTQHIIPSRRSVAESGAYLYLKDKPKNKQAFIDAIKYGRVIPNVECSREMNDIINNEIVLAVLGKKSAREACLKVTPYVNDLLKYSGRRHN
- a CDS encoding glycosyl hydrolase family 18 protein, which translates into the protein MQKPNAYLIAIASFFAVFILAVGAVRQPKSRNLVIGYFWHRGPQYKEHYTSVRQNYKHITHLCPTRIAIKDTQGNIACSKDKWLLAFGKQHGIAILPLVANSNFSREIASAVLNDPAKRKKVVDQLLEITLDWKCPGINIDIENIDAADRQAFNLFMQELCDRFHEKGLAVTIDVPAKTKDNPTSYWSGAFDYEFLGKCCDLVMLMCYDEHWSSGKPGPVASKPWVEKCLNYAVSTIPRHKIILGVGWYGYDWPENGRAKAYTSKGIAELIADKKPLLRWDNEAKSHWFEYQSEDGKHQVWYEDPSSFAHKLELARKYRIAGISIWRLGDEDPNYWKLISKYRKGQKIIN
- a CDS encoding carbohydrate ABC transporter permease — its product is MSMQSKIQMQKSKKKSDKIIAKSTQKLIANTITYFLLIVGSFLIMIPFYWLVSSALKDSSHVFDIPPQWIPNPIKWSNYPEALKYMNFFGCLKNTCIITFTAMAGQLMSASLVAYGFARMRFPGRDFLFVVLLSTIMLPPQVTLIPVFKIFTSLGWYDTFYPLTVPAFFGGGVFAIFLLRQYYMTIPIEMDEAAKIDGAGTFGVFTKVILPQAKPALATVAIFSFMAHWNDFLGPLIYLGDPTKRTLALALWAFQGEHATDWNLLMAAATVVMLPLLVLFFAAQKHFIQGVVISGVKG
- a CDS encoding sugar ABC transporter permease, with protein sequence MTLMARKEAAEGFLCILPWLIGFTAFTLGPMIFSIYISMCDWDIINPPKYVGLANFEQALFHDFRFVKALKVTVTYAAFALPLGLMGSLLVAILLNQNVKGMTWFRTIFYIPAILPGVATAMLWRWIFNPQYGILNSFLLKLGLISVGPGKEPPGWIADPALALPSFIIMSLWGIGGGMIIYLAGLQSIPTQLYEAAEIDGANWWQKFRKITIPMISPTIFFNLVMGVIGSFQVFTSSFIMTAGGPAYATLFYLLYLYQKAFQYFQMGYAAAMAWILFVLILFCTLLVFKSSARWVYYEADVRGRR